The following are encoded in a window of Thermoanaerobacter ethanolicus JW 200 genomic DNA:
- a CDS encoding ABC transporter permease has product MSVLSLTLASSLVLISIFVSYYQKLGIEKEIVIGTIRAVVQLTIVGYILHYIFAANSALFTLAMVTLMIVVAGNNASKRGKGIPNVFYFITFSIALSAAITISLLILFGNIHFRPQEVIPVSGMIVGNSMVASGLAVSRLKDEIKNKSEEIEAYLSLGATSRQAAQKVIKTAIKTGMIPTVDSMKTLGIVQLPGMMTGLILGGVDPIDAVKYQIMVAFMLASTVAISCFSVTFLTYREFFTSNHQLKEVGN; this is encoded by the coding sequence ATGAGTGTATTGTCTTTGACATTGGCGTCAAGTCTTGTGCTAATATCAATTTTTGTTTCTTATTACCAAAAGCTGGGGATTGAAAAGGAAATAGTCATAGGTACTATAAGAGCGGTTGTGCAGCTTACAATAGTGGGATACATTTTACACTATATATTTGCTGCAAACAGTGCTTTATTTACCTTGGCTATGGTGACTTTAATGATAGTAGTTGCTGGAAATAATGCTTCAAAGAGAGGGAAGGGAATACCAAATGTTTTTTATTTTATCACTTTTTCAATTGCCTTAAGTGCCGCGATTACAATTTCTCTGCTCATTTTGTTTGGAAATATACATTTTAGACCCCAGGAAGTTATACCTGTATCAGGAATGATAGTAGGAAATTCAATGGTAGCCTCAGGACTTGCTGTTTCAAGGCTAAAAGACGAAATAAAAAATAAGTCAGAGGAAATAGAGGCGTATTTGTCACTTGGTGCAACTTCAAGGCAAGCAGCTCAAAAAGTGATAAAGACAGCGATAAAGACAGGGATGATTCCAACAGTTGACAGCATGAAAACTCTAGGCATCGTTCAACTTCCAGGAATGATGACAGGGCTAATATTGGGTGGAGTAGACCCTATTGATGCAGTTAAATACCAGATAATGGTTGCTTTTATGCTGGCATCAACTGTTGCTATATCCTGTTTTAGTGTAACTTTCTTAACATATAGAGAATTTTTTACAAGTAATCATCAGTTAAAAGAGGTAGGGAATTAA
- a CDS encoding ECF transporter S component: MDTKFITRTAILLAITLIFQFLKMPQLITGSIVNAMLLIAAGTVGMWSGVTIGLLTPVIAFLVGIMGFPLMIPFIMIGNGLYVILFSTQKNKVIGMIVGAVVKFIWLALSVKYIMQLFNVKVPLKIVQAFTTPQLITAIIGGILGIIVIALLENYFKNVKEQ, from the coding sequence ATGGATACAAAATTCATCACAAGAACTGCTATTTTACTCGCCATCACTCTAATATTTCAGTTTTTAAAAATGCCCCAACTTATAACAGGTTCTATCGTTAATGCAATGCTTTTAATCGCAGCTGGAACTGTTGGAATGTGGTCAGGAGTGACAATAGGACTTTTAACACCGGTAATTGCATTTTTAGTAGGCATAATGGGATTTCCTTTAATGATTCCTTTTATAATGATAGGTAACGGATTATACGTGATACTTTTTTCTACACAAAAAAACAAAGTAATAGGAATGATAGTGGGTGCTGTAGTTAAGTTTATATGGCTTGCTTTATCAGTAAAATATATAATGCAGCTTTTTAATGTAAAAGTTCCCCTAAAAATTGTACAGGCTTTTACAACACCTCAGCTTATAACAGCTATAATAGGAGGTATACTGGGAATTATAGTAATTGCATTGCTCGAAAACTACTTCAAAAATGTGAAAGAGCAATAA
- the lpdA gene encoding dihydrolipoyl dehydrogenase: MRELKYDVVVIGGGPGGTPGANMLAKKGLKVALVEKGVGLGGTCLFEGCIPSKIYIETATRYSEIKNSSKFGITLSYDNISVDFGALKERKEAILKARVERAEKIAKMNKLDIYYGVAQITDKNSVEVDTRDEKVKLLFDKLIIATGSETVKPPISGINLPGVIFSEDIFKLEAKPDSIAIIGGGYIGVEIASMFARVDTKVIIIEALPRILATEDVSISEAVTEGLKNVNVDMYTDAKVSVIEKEGELLKVNYKQNGEDKTVQAEKVLVAVGRRPRTKELNLDVLNIKLGNHGEIPVNEYMQTENINVYATGDVNGRIMLAHAATRESIIAAKAILGEKVPMTYNAIPHAIFSEPEAASVGIDTTKAHELGYKVVRYSYAEDARALIVGDKKGFVQIIADPKTHKLYGMQIVGKGAGELIAEATQVIRMNGKVEDITATIHTHPTLSEIIAEAAEKALSSF, translated from the coding sequence ATGAGAGAGTTAAAGTATGATGTGGTAGTGATAGGTGGTGGCCCTGGTGGTACACCAGGAGCGAATATGTTAGCTAAAAAAGGACTAAAGGTAGCACTTGTAGAAAAAGGAGTAGGCCTTGGTGGAACATGTTTGTTTGAAGGATGTATTCCTTCAAAAATTTATATTGAAACTGCCACAAGATATTCAGAAATAAAAAATTCAAGCAAGTTTGGAATAACATTATCTTATGATAATATCAGTGTGGATTTTGGTGCTCTGAAAGAGAGGAAAGAAGCGATATTGAAAGCGAGAGTCGAAAGAGCAGAAAAAATTGCTAAAATGAATAAACTTGATATCTACTATGGGGTGGCACAGATTACGGATAAAAATTCTGTAGAAGTTGATACGAGAGACGAAAAAGTAAAATTATTATTTGACAAACTTATTATAGCAACTGGCTCTGAGACAGTTAAACCTCCTATTTCAGGAATTAATTTGCCTGGTGTTATTTTTAGCGAAGATATATTTAAACTGGAAGCTAAGCCTGATTCAATTGCTATTATAGGGGGAGGATATATAGGGGTTGAGATAGCTTCTATGTTTGCAAGAGTAGATACAAAGGTAATCATTATTGAAGCATTACCAAGGATTCTTGCAACTGAGGATGTTTCAATAAGCGAGGCGGTTACAGAAGGATTGAAAAATGTTAATGTAGATATGTATACAGATGCGAAAGTTTCTGTTATTGAAAAAGAAGGAGAACTGCTGAAAGTAAATTATAAACAAAATGGTGAAGATAAAACTGTTCAGGCTGAAAAAGTTCTTGTTGCTGTTGGAAGAAGACCACGTACAAAAGAATTAAATCTCGATGTGCTAAATATTAAGTTGGGAAATCATGGAGAGATTCCGGTAAATGAATACATGCAAACGGAAAATATAAACGTATATGCTACAGGGGATGTAAATGGCAGAATAATGCTTGCACATGCAGCAACGAGAGAGTCTATTATTGCGGCAAAAGCGATACTGGGAGAAAAAGTGCCCATGACATATAATGCAATTCCACATGCGATATTTTCTGAACCAGAAGCTGCAAGTGTTGGTATTGATACAACAAAGGCTCATGAACTTGGTTATAAAGTTGTGCGATATTCTTATGCTGAAGATGCTAGAGCTCTTATTGTAGGAGATAAAAAAGGATTTGTTCAAATAATTGCCGATCCCAAGACACATAAATTATATGGAATGCAGATAGTTGGCAAAGGGGCAGGAGAGTTGATTGCAGAAGCAACGCAAGTTATCAGAATGAACGGAAAAGTTGAAGATATTACGGCAACCATACACACACATCCAACATTAAGCGAAATAATAGCAGAAGCAGCAGAAAAAGCGTTAAGTAGCTTTTAA
- a CDS encoding flavodoxin family protein: MNILYISGSPRKKSNTDILLKLTMSITGGEFIKLIEYNIKPCLACWACQKDGECPIEDEMTEKLIPMLLKSDAIVIGSPVFFNNISAQLKAFIDRTWCIKGQLRNKIGGAIVVGRKYGEESAITAINAFFLKHDMIPANRGVCGIAYREREILNDTEAIEATKRLGKRILELGEILGIK; encoded by the coding sequence ATGAATATTTTATATATTTCCGGAAGTCCACGGAAAAAGAGCAACACTGACATTCTTTTAAAATTGACTATGTCAATTACGGGAGGAGAATTTATAAAACTTATAGAGTATAATATAAAGCCATGTCTGGCTTGTTGGGCCTGCCAAAAGGATGGGGAGTGCCCTATAGAAGATGAGATGACAGAAAAACTTATACCAATGCTTTTAAAAAGTGATGCAATTGTAATAGGAAGTCCAGTTTTTTTTAACAACATTTCTGCTCAACTTAAGGCTTTTATAGATAGAACTTGGTGTATAAAAGGACAGTTAAGAAACAAAATTGGCGGTGCTATTGTAGTGGGTAGAAAATATGGGGAAGAAAGTGCTATAACGGCTATAAATGCGTTTTTCCTTAAGCATGATATGATTCCTGCAAATAGAGGCGTTTGTGGCATTGCTTATAGAGAAAGAGAAATTTTAAATGATACGGAAGCAATAGAGGCGACGAAAAGATTGGGAAAGCGTATATTAGAACTTGGAGAAATATTAGGAATTAAATAG
- a CDS encoding acyl-CoA dehydratase activase-related protein — protein sequence MKIGIPKALMYYFYYPFWKTLFESLGFEVVTSDDTSKSILDIGVKEAVAEICVPMKVYTGHVLNLLDKSVDYIYIPRFVSLRKGIFMCPKFMGLPDMIKGLFDGIENKILTHNIVSKSTDISEFHNYTVFIDKLGVSRKDLKNALKKARDKWLEFRTLNRQGYDINELLTSDKPKKYDGDITIGLIGYVYNVYDRFVNMDLLNVFRKLNIKVVTFDMMEERIIQRQLKKFKKNMFWEFTNMLLGTAYEFMERDDIDGIIHITAFGCGPDSILEPFLTIDSEKHKKPFMTLRIDEQTGESHVITRVEAFTDLIRIKKYKAEKTVEGVI from the coding sequence ATGAAAATAGGTATTCCAAAAGCTTTAATGTATTATTTTTATTATCCATTCTGGAAAACTCTTTTCGAAAGCCTTGGTTTTGAAGTGGTCACCTCTGACGATACTTCAAAAAGTATTTTAGACATAGGGGTAAAAGAAGCAGTTGCGGAAATATGTGTACCTATGAAGGTATATACAGGACATGTTTTAAATTTGCTGGATAAGAGTGTCGATTACATATATATTCCTAGGTTTGTAAGCTTAAGGAAAGGTATATTTATGTGCCCTAAATTTATGGGGTTGCCTGACATGATAAAAGGCCTTTTTGATGGCATTGAGAATAAAATTTTGACTCATAACATAGTGTCAAAAAGTACTGACATATCAGAGTTTCACAATTATACAGTTTTTATCGATAAATTGGGTGTAAGTAGAAAAGATTTAAAAAATGCTTTAAAGAAAGCACGAGACAAATGGCTTGAGTTTAGAACTTTGAATAGGCAAGGATATGATATAAATGAGCTTTTGACGAGTGATAAACCAAAAAAATATGATGGCGATATTACAATAGGTCTAATTGGTTATGTATATAATGTTTATGATAGATTTGTTAATATGGACTTGCTTAATGTTTTTCGCAAGCTCAACATAAAAGTTGTGACTTTTGATATGATGGAAGAAAGGATAATACAACGTCAATTGAAAAAATTTAAAAAAAATATGTTTTGGGAATTTACTAATATGCTTTTAGGCACAGCTTATGAGTTTATGGAAAGAGATGACATTGACGGCATTATTCATATTACTGCCTTTGGATGCGGTCCTGATTCAATTCTTGAGCCTTTTTTAACTATAGATTCTGAAAAACATAAAAAACCTTTTATGACTTTAAGAATTGACGAACAAACTGGTGAAAGTCACGTAATTACACGAGTTGAGGCATTTACGGACCTCATAAGGATTAAAAAATATAAAGCTGAAAAAACTGTGGAAGGCGTGATTTAA
- a CDS encoding TolB family protein codes for MKEKDIEKNLEKLKEHIPVNYQLKEKLKKEFKKNTKKSYKFIAIAASLLLIVGFALASFLSHNNYSPNYITSPSPFISKANAADLKIANQISFFDIGKGNTGRIAEYNGTLYIAIPEKGLFEYNKNGFRQIVGEKSKNVPIGVGDVAVSPDGKKLLYSLNYQYYIKDLSTDKTEKIRVTGNGLDIFYESPSFSPDGNKIIFTKNVYTPREGGHGFEKKATLWEYDLKTSQLTEIAEGSYGSYVKNQNAIVFEKDNKIIYKDLKTGEEKTVDEGRFPSVSPDGNYIAYVKSEIKNSTIDGVEVKEDISNVWVTDAVGFATKKQVTENFSKPNLKSLVESVKEKNKNSPIKSDLVTGGEYDYYLPSWSNDSNSIYVLKNLNEDVRGNMMTLMKIDLSKEKLSADYTVRRFLQALIARDDDFAKMLMKNPPSFLTISNPHPVGYNILGTGKEGEKTYVDAELYMGYWGDTYYSIEKQRYYLTPSENGYIIDSIKGLETLEFYDKNNTFYERINGEKGKSLFRETDIPKEYLPEGNFRFTASAFDAKTNTLYFTVLGLDNRQSKLLSYNLDTKTFKLVNSIDNGAFAELKLDGNGNFLAANFFSDDGKQKVYLYNLKTGEKTDLETLFKDTKIDEIEANFWNQDKLMFKISTYGISLMYEYNPVKSQISIP; via the coding sequence ATGAAAGAGAAAGATATAGAAAAAAATCTAGAAAAACTAAAAGAACACATCCCTGTAAATTATCAATTAAAAGAAAAATTAAAAAAAGAGTTTAAGAAAAATACTAAAAAAAGTTACAAGTTTATAGCCATTGCCGCTTCTTTACTTTTAATCGTAGGATTTGCCCTTGCAAGCTTTTTATCCCACAACAATTACAGTCCAAATTATATAACAAGCCCCAGTCCTTTCATCTCAAAAGCAAACGCTGCAGATTTAAAAATTGCCAATCAAATCTCCTTTTTTGACATTGGCAAGGGTAACACGGGAAGAATTGCTGAATACAATGGCACCCTTTATATAGCCATCCCCGAAAAAGGGCTTTTTGAATATAATAAAAACGGCTTTAGACAGATAGTGGGTGAAAAAAGCAAAAACGTGCCCATTGGAGTAGGAGACGTAGCTGTATCTCCAGATGGAAAAAAACTTTTATATTCTTTAAACTACCAATACTATATAAAAGACCTTTCAACAGATAAAACAGAAAAAATTCGTGTAACAGGCAATGGTTTAGACATTTTCTATGAAAGCCCTTCTTTTTCTCCTGATGGAAATAAGATAATTTTTACTAAAAATGTATACACTCCAAGAGAAGGAGGTCATGGTTTTGAAAAAAAAGCAACTTTATGGGAGTATGACCTCAAAACTTCACAGCTTACAGAAATAGCCGAAGGCTCTTATGGAAGCTATGTAAAAAATCAAAATGCCATTGTTTTTGAAAAAGACAATAAGATCATTTACAAAGACCTAAAGACAGGAGAAGAAAAAACAGTAGATGAAGGCAGATTTCCTTCTGTATCTCCTGATGGAAACTATATAGCATATGTAAAATCAGAGATAAAAAACTCTACCATTGACGGAGTAGAGGTAAAAGAGGATATAAGCAATGTGTGGGTCACTGATGCCGTAGGCTTTGCCACTAAAAAACAGGTTACAGAGAACTTTTCAAAGCCAAATTTGAAAAGTCTTGTAGAAAGTGTGAAAGAAAAAAATAAAAATTCGCCAATAAAATCCGACTTAGTTACAGGAGGAGAGTATGATTATTATCTGCCTTCCTGGAGCAATGATTCTAACAGTATATATGTTTTGAAAAATTTAAATGAAGATGTAAGAGGAAATATGATGACTCTTATGAAAATAGACCTTTCAAAAGAAAAATTATCAGCTGACTACACTGTAAGAAGATTTTTACAGGCTTTAATAGCAAGGGATGACGATTTTGCAAAAATGCTTATGAAAAATCCTCCTTCTTTCCTGACAATATCAAATCCTCACCCTGTAGGATATAATATATTAGGGACTGGCAAAGAAGGTGAAAAGACATATGTGGATGCAGAGCTATACATGGGATATTGGGGAGATACCTATTATTCCATAGAAAAACAAAGATATTACCTTACACCCAGTGAAAATGGTTATATAATTGACAGCATAAAAGGCTTGGAAACATTAGAGTTTTATGATAAAAATAATACCTTTTATGAACGCATTAATGGAGAAAAAGGAAAGTCTCTTTTTAGAGAAACTGACATTCCAAAAGAATACCTTCCTGAAGGAAATTTTAGATTTACAGCTTCTGCTTTTGACGCCAAGACAAACACGCTATACTTTACAGTTTTGGGACTGGATAACCGCCAGTCAAAACTTTTAAGCTATAACTTAGACACAAAAACTTTTAAACTTGTTAACAGCATTGACAATGGAGCTTTTGCTGAACTTAAGCTTGATGGAAACGGGAACTTTTTGGCAGCGAACTTTTTCTCCGATGATGGAAAGCAAAAAGTGTACCTGTACAATCTAAAAACAGGAGAAAAAACTGATTTAGAAACATTATTTAAAGATACAAAAATTGATGAAATAGAGGCAAACTTCTGGAATCAAGATAAGCTAATGTTCAAAATCTCCACTTATGGAATATCATTAATGTATGAATACAACCCAGTTAAATCACAAATATCTATTCCATAA
- a CDS encoding TetR/AcrR family transcriptional regulator: MGDSVKEKIVMSTLKLISEKGYKSTTTRNIAEEAGVNEVTIFRCFGSKKDIVLYALKELELLKPVNERILDKCTWDLKEDLFMLAHEYHKNFTEEKAKIMIGLRSPEIFEEVKEYLIRIPKGFKEVLIKYFEKMYEKGLLNTDDFELLAFAFISLNFGFVLMNASYGNKLIGFSDREFVKKSIEIFVKAIEKSD, translated from the coding sequence ATGGGCGATTCGGTGAAGGAAAAGATAGTTATGTCTACTTTAAAACTAATTTCTGAAAAAGGATATAAGTCTACAACTACAAGAAATATTGCAGAAGAGGCAGGAGTAAATGAAGTTACAATTTTTAGATGTTTTGGAAGCAAAAAAGATATAGTGCTTTATGCATTAAAAGAGCTGGAATTATTAAAGCCTGTAAATGAAAGAATATTAGACAAATGTACATGGGATTTAAAAGAAGACCTATTCATGTTGGCTCATGAATATCATAAAAATTTTACAGAAGAAAAAGCGAAAATCATGATAGGTTTGAGAAGTCCAGAGATTTTTGAAGAGGTAAAAGAATATCTGATCAGGATTCCAAAAGGCTTTAAAGAAGTTTTGATAAAGTATTTTGAAAAAATGTATGAGAAGGGATTATTAAATACTGATGATTTTGAACTTTTAGCCTTTGCTTTTATATCATTGAATTTCGGTTTTGTTTTAATGAATGCCTCCTATGGTAACAAGCTAATTGGCTTTAGCGATAGAGAATTTGTTAAAAAAAGCATAGAAATTTTTGTAAAAGCAATAGAAAAAAGTGATTGA
- a CDS encoding cation diffusion facilitator family transporter gives MAHHHDHGEISKNNLVIAMILNFVITIVEIIGGILSGSLSLISDALHNFNDGISIIVSYVAIKISKKENNEKMTFGYKRAEILAALFNSVVLVVISLYLFKEAYIKFFKPEPINGSLMIVVAVIGLAANTLSVFLLKENAQKNLNIKSTYIHLLSDALSSLGVVIGGIFIYAYNIYWIDPLLTVLIGAYIIKESFEIIDETIGILMQKTPENINLDIIKKEIEKLPDVKNIHHVHVWQTNDKDIHFECHVNTRDDIKLSQAKLLMDQIETILDETFGIHHVTLQMEYECCENVGLINRRG, from the coding sequence ATGGCCCATCATCATGATCATGGTGAGATAAGCAAAAATAACTTAGTTATTGCGATGATACTAAATTTTGTGATAACAATAGTTGAAATAATAGGAGGTATATTGTCAGGCAGTTTATCTCTTATATCAGATGCACTTCACAATTTTAATGATGGAATCTCAATAATTGTAAGTTACGTTGCAATAAAAATATCCAAAAAAGAGAACAATGAAAAAATGACATTTGGCTATAAACGGGCAGAGATACTTGCAGCGCTATTTAATTCGGTGGTTTTGGTAGTTATATCTTTATATCTTTTTAAAGAAGCATATATAAAATTTTTTAAACCAGAACCGATTAATGGTTCCTTAATGATAGTAGTTGCTGTTATAGGACTTGCGGCAAATACGTTATCAGTGTTTTTACTGAAGGAAAACGCTCAAAAGAATTTAAATATAAAATCAACATATATACATCTGCTTTCTGATGCTTTGTCATCGCTTGGTGTAGTTATTGGAGGTATATTTATCTATGCATACAATATTTACTGGATTGATCCGCTGCTAACAGTTTTAATAGGAGCTTATATAATAAAAGAAAGCTTTGAAATAATAGATGAAACGATAGGAATATTGATGCAAAAAACACCCGAGAATATAAATCTTGACATCATAAAAAAGGAAATTGAGAAACTTCCAGACGTAAAAAATATACACCATGTACACGTGTGGCAAACTAATGATAAAGATATACATTTTGAGTGCCATGTCAACACAAGAGATGACATTAAATTAAGTCAAGCAAAATTATTAATGGATCAGATTGAAACTATTCTCGATGAAACTTTTGGCATACATCATGTTACTTTGCAGATGGAATATGAATGTTGTGAGAATGTTGGGCTGATAAATAGAAGGGGTTAG
- a CDS encoding acyl-CoA dehydratase activase: MEKIYIGVDVGSVSIKVVAIDENNEVLFNSYVRNVGQPIDTVKDELAKLHNELATKEIGGVGVTGSGRQLLGYVLGADVIKNEITAHATATLHFHPDASTIFEIGGQDSKLIIINDGTIADFAMNTVCAAGTGSFLDHQAQRLGIKIEEFGEIALTAKRDVRIAGRCTVFAESDMISKQQYGFSKAEILKGLSKALVRNYMNNLVRGRKLKPIFVFQGGVAANIAIKKAFEEEVGHEVIVPKYYDIMGAIGIAMLAKDEMERTGNSTKFKGFEVSEEKFETTSFICKACPNECEIIQIKANGKVIAMTGDRCGRYSNSII, translated from the coding sequence GTGGAGAAAATATATATTGGTGTTGATGTAGGATCAGTAAGTATAAAGGTTGTAGCCATTGATGAAAATAATGAGGTATTATTCAATTCGTACGTAAGAAATGTTGGGCAACCAATTGATACTGTAAAGGATGAACTAGCCAAATTACACAATGAATTGGCAACTAAAGAAATAGGTGGGGTTGGCGTAACGGGAAGTGGCAGACAGCTTCTTGGATACGTTCTTGGTGCAGATGTAATAAAAAATGAGATTACGGCCCATGCTACTGCTACATTACACTTTCATCCAGATGCTAGTACTATTTTTGAAATTGGCGGACAGGACTCAAAACTTATTATTATAAATGATGGTACGATAGCTGACTTTGCTATGAATACGGTTTGTGCTGCTGGTACAGGATCATTTCTTGACCATCAGGCACAAAGGCTGGGTATAAAGATTGAAGAATTTGGTGAAATTGCATTGACTGCAAAGCGAGATGTGAGAATTGCAGGTAGATGCACAGTCTTTGCCGAATCTGATATGATATCGAAACAACAATATGGCTTTAGCAAAGCTGAAATATTAAAAGGTCTTTCTAAGGCCTTAGTGAGAAATTATATGAACAATCTTGTAAGAGGAAGAAAATTGAAGCCAATTTTTGTATTCCAAGGCGGTGTGGCGGCAAATATTGCGATAAAAAAAGCGTTTGAAGAAGAGGTGGGACACGAAGTAATTGTGCCAAAGTATTATGACATCATGGGAGCAATAGGAATAGCGATGTTGGCAAAAGATGAAATGGAACGGACAGGCAATTCTACTAAGTTTAAAGGGTTTGAGGTTTCAGAGGAGAAGTTTGAAACGACGAGCTTTATTTGCAAAGCTTGTCCTAACGAATGTGAAATAATACAAATTAAAGCAAACGGCAAAGTAATAGCGATGACAGGTGATAGATGTGGAAGGTATTCAAATTCTATTATATAA
- a CDS encoding acyl-CoA dehydratase activase-related protein: MKITFPYMGSPYMYEKLFTLLGHEVITPPKPSQKTVDYGVKYSPEFACFPLKVILGTYLEALELGADTIVTSGGNGPCRAGYYGEAQKKILQNMGYDVEFIIFDEPKRDLKTFLENVKKIKGNNSWRQVIKTVKTVYDMAKSMDKVEKIVECKRAYECNKGEFTKAWHEITEEYRRIESSEDVKKIERKAIERLNSIKICEVPEEEKIRIGIVGEIYVVMEPSINGNIEEVLNAYGAEVERSHYISEWIDFNLIPLPSYKEKEHQILKKGEKYIEIIIGGHAKQSVGAIIDFMERGFDGVVHLKPFGCLPELVSQSVIDKIMREYDYPILSLSVDEQMAIANVLTRIEAFLDVIKQKKHRKRIAR; encoded by the coding sequence GTGAAGATAACATTTCCTTATATGGGTTCTCCTTATATGTATGAAAAACTTTTTACATTATTAGGGCATGAAGTGATAACTCCCCCGAAGCCTTCACAAAAAACTGTAGATTATGGCGTAAAATATAGCCCTGAATTTGCTTGTTTTCCTTTAAAGGTTATTTTAGGGACTTATCTTGAGGCTTTAGAATTAGGAGCGGATACTATAGTGACTTCTGGTGGGAATGGTCCCTGCAGGGCCGGTTACTATGGAGAGGCTCAGAAAAAAATACTTCAAAACATGGGTTATGATGTAGAATTTATAATATTTGATGAGCCGAAAAGAGATTTGAAAACTTTTTTGGAAAATGTAAAAAAGATAAAAGGAAATAATTCATGGCGGCAGGTTATTAAAACTGTAAAAACTGTATATGACATGGCAAAATCGATGGATAAAGTAGAGAAAATTGTAGAGTGCAAGAGAGCTTATGAGTGTAATAAGGGAGAGTTTACTAAGGCGTGGCATGAAATTACAGAAGAGTATAGAAGAATAGAGTCCTCTGAAGATGTAAAGAAGATTGAAAGAAAGGCAATTGAGAGGTTGAATAGTATAAAAATTTGTGAAGTACCGGAAGAAGAAAAAATAAGGATTGGAATAGTAGGAGAAATATATGTTGTAATGGAGCCTTCAATAAATGGTAATATAGAAGAAGTTTTAAATGCTTATGGTGCAGAAGTAGAAAGGTCTCATTACATTTCCGAATGGATTGACTTTAATCTAATACCTTTGCCTTCTTACAAAGAGAAGGAACATCAAATATTGAAAAAAGGTGAGAAATACATAGAGATAATAATTGGTGGGCATGCAAAACAGTCTGTGGGTGCAATAATTGATTTTATGGAAAGAGGATTTGATGGAGTTGTTCATTTAAAACCCTTTGGATGTTTACCAGAACTTGTTTCTCAAAGTGTGATAGATAAAATAATGAGAGAATATGATTATCCAATTTTGTCACTTTCTGTAGATGAACAAATGGCTATTGCCAATGTATTAACGAGAATAGAAGCTTTTTTAGATGTTATAAAACAAAAAAAACACAGAAAAAGGATAGCGAGGTAG
- a CDS encoding ABC transporter ATP-binding protein: MNEIEFKEVSYSSFGKEILKNISVKFEGGAIHTIVGPSGAGKSTLIKLINRLIDPTHGSILIDGVDVKTIDVIDLRRRIGMVFQQPHLFEGTVKENIEYGPMLKGEKNINVEYYLSIAGLNSEYATRDVKSLSGGEQQRVSIARTLANNPETLLLDEPTSALDPTSTEIVEKLIFNLKEKMNLTIIWITHNMEQAKRIGDYTVLLNKGQLIEYAKTYDFFTNPQNEITKLFIQGKLKEEVK, translated from the coding sequence GTGAATGAAATAGAATTTAAAGAGGTAAGTTACAGTAGTTTTGGAAAAGAGATATTAAAAAACATTTCTGTAAAGTTTGAAGGTGGAGCAATACATACTATTGTTGGCCCTTCTGGAGCTGGAAAATCGACTTTGATTAAACTGATAAACCGATTGATAGATCCAACCCATGGCAGTATTTTAATAGACGGCGTGGATGTTAAAACAATAGATGTGATAGATTTAAGAAGGAGAATTGGAATGGTTTTTCAGCAGCCTCATCTTTTTGAAGGAACAGTAAAAGAGAATATTGAGTATGGTCCAATGCTTAAAGGCGAAAAAAATATCAATGTGGAATATTATTTGAGCATTGCAGGATTGAATAGTGAGTATGCTACAAGGGATGTGAAAAGTTTATCAGGAGGGGAACAGCAAAGAGTTTCTATAGCTAGAACTCTTGCAAATAATCCTGAAACTCTTTTACTTGATGAACCTACTTCAGCCCTTGACCCTACTTCTACAGAAATAGTAGAGAAATTAATATTTAACCTAAAAGAAAAAATGAATTTGACGATTATTTGGATAACTCACAACATGGAACAGGCTAAGCGCATTGGAGATTATACAGTACTGCTTAACAAAGGGCAATTAATAGAATATGCTAAAACTTATGATTTTTTTACAAATCCCCAAAATGAAATTACAAAATTGTTTATACAAGGCAAGTTAAAGGAGGAAGTTAAATGA